A window from Cryptomeria japonica chromosome 1, Sugi_1.0, whole genome shotgun sequence encodes these proteins:
- the LOC131044654 gene encoding uncharacterized protein LOC131044654 isoform X1, protein MQRCLHGQGQLSQLPCFPFRPHFFFSLLDLRRDLENAANAWELVTMRIVHRGAIREVFNLCRQGKTTMYTMCRQGNNKQVKVDAIARSYSGTKSSTGVKYLFVWKELVIFLRKIDKPSLK, encoded by the exons ATGCAACGGTGCCTCCATGGGCAGGGGCAGTTATCACAGTTACCCTGCTTTCCCTTTCGTCCCCACTTCTTCTTCAGCTTGCTAGACCTAAGAAG AGACTTAGAAAATGCAGCCAATGCTTGGGAGTTGGTAACAAT GAGGATTGTTCACAGGGGAGCCATTAGAGAAGTGTTCAACTTGTGCAGGCAGGGGAAGACAACTATGTACACAATGTGCAGGCAAGGGAATAATAAACAGGTGAAGGTGGATGCGATAGCTAGATCATATAGTGGAACTAAGTCCTCCACTGGTGTAAAATACCTTTTTGTATGGAAAGAGCTAGTAATTTTCTTAAGAAAAATTGATAAGCCTTCTTTAAAATGA
- the LOC131044654 gene encoding protein PHOTOSYSTEM I ASSEMBLY 2, chloroplastic isoform X2 codes for MEVATSQIQVANINATVPPWAGAVITVTLLSLSSPLLLQLARPKKRLRKCSQCLGVGNNLCLMCKGRGKQGGLFTGEPLEKCSTCAGRGRQLCTQCAGKGIINR; via the exons ATGGAAGTAGCCACAAGCCAAATACAAGTTGCTAATATAAATGCAACGGTGCCTCCATGGGCAGGGGCAGTTATCACAGTTACCCTGCTTTCCCTTTCGTCCCCACTTCTTCTTCAGCTTGCTAGACCTAAGAAG AGACTTAGAAAATGCAGCCAATGCTTGGGAGTTGGTAACAAT CTTTGCTTGATGTGCAAGGGACGAGGCAAACAAG GAGGATTGTTCACAGGGGAGCCATTAGAGAAGTGTTCAACTTGTGCAGGCAGGGGAAGACAACTATGTACACAATGTGCAGGCAAGGGAATAATAAACAGGTGA